The following are encoded in a window of Sminthopsis crassicaudata isolate SCR6 chromosome 5, ASM4859323v1, whole genome shotgun sequence genomic DNA:
- the IKBIP gene encoding inhibitor of nuclear factor kappa-B kinase-interacting protein isoform X1 gives MPAPHPGLVTVSGRPCPPPGPTDMSEAKHRKKAGAKGAPPEPGRRGEAGPPPEPARGAGGGGGGGSGWADPRTVLCLLSLGTSLALAWFVFQQSEKFDNVENKYQLLKLEATEFHSLQSQVDLISEKLESTESVLQETTSAISLMTQFEQEVSSLHNIIQDIKNSEQMLMQRMQTVNMKFKNVTDSWKRNLDDMNAHTGGLKSEAKRMHSHVTSQINLAEQGIKLLTERLKDLEDSTMRNIRTIKRQEEDDLLQVEEQLVSDTKVVEQLEEEQRSLFAREIDLSNKLTDYEPKVEECKTHLPALESAVHSVLKVSQDLIGTEKKMEDLTMKMFNMEDGMLKAVSDIMDMQKALEGMQYDNSMLKMQNELHFLKGKVQEFIASSSIREKGILEYDLENKGIGEQ, from the exons ATGCCCGCCCCCCACCCCGGCCTCGTCACGGTCAGCGGCCGCCCGTGTCCCCCCCCAGGACCCACGGACATGTCTGAGGCGAAGCACCGAAAGAAGGCGGGCGCCAAGGGGGCGCCCCCGGAGCCGGGCCGACGCGGCGAGGCCGGGCCGCCCCCGGAGCCGGCCCGAGGAgcgggaggcggcggcggcggcggcagcggctgGGCAGACCCACGGACCGTGCTGTGCCTGCTCTCCCTCGGGACCAGCCTGGCCTTGGCCTG GTTTGTATTTCAACAATCAGAAAAGTTTGataatgtagaaaataaataCCAGCTACTGAAATTGGAAGCCACAGAATTCCATAGCCTTCAAAGTCAAGTCGATTTAATTTCTGAAAAG CTTGAGTCTACTGAAAGTGTCCTGCAGGAAACTACATCAGCCATATCTTTGATGACCCAATTTGAGCAGGAAGTGTCCAGTCTCCATAACATCATCCAGGACATTAAGAACAGTGAGCAGATGCTCATGCAAAGGATGCAGACTGTTAATATGAAATTTAAGAATGTTACAGATTCCTGGAAAAGAAACCTAGATGACATGAATGCTCATACTGGCGGTTTAAAATCTGAAGCCAAACGTATGCATTCTCATGTTACTAGCCAAATTAACCTGGCTGAACAAGGCATCAAATTACTTACTGAAAGGCTCAAAGATTTGGAAGACAGCACAATGAGAAATATCAGAACCATCAAGAGGCAAGAAGAAGACGACCTTTTACAAGTAGAAGAGCAACTAGTGTCTGACACAAAAGTAGTTGAACAATTAGAAGAGGAACAGAGGAGTCTCTTTGCTAGAGAAATAGATCTGAGCAATAAGCTTACGGACTATGAGCCTAAAGTGGAAGAATGTAAGACCCATTTACCAGCCCTTGAAAGTGCTGTTCACTCAGTTCTGAAGGTCTCCCAAGATCTGataggaacagaaaagaaaatggaagatttgACCATGAAGATGTTTAATATGGAAGATGGTATGCTGAAAGCAGTGTCAGATATTATGGATATGCAGAAAGCCCTTGAAGGAATGCAGTATGATAACAGCATGCTGAAAATGCAGAATGAACTACATTTTCTAAAAGGCAAAGTTCAAGAGTTCATAGCATCTTCAAGTATTAGGGAAAAGGGAATTTTAGAATATGATTtagaaaataaagggattggcGAACAGTAA